In Synechococcus sp. KORDI-100, a single window of DNA contains:
- a CDS encoding RpoD/SigA family RNA polymerase sigma factor, which translates to MGIPLESSDSAAKSNRRQPALPASVRRSSGRSGGRLATDSIGFYLSSIGRIPLLTAAEEIELAHHVQAMKQLQELASQELTARQKHQIRMGKRARDRMMAANLRLVVSVAKKYQNQGLELLDLVQEGAIGLERAVDKFDPAMGYKFSTYAYWWIRQGMTRAIDNSARTIRLPIHISEKLSKMRRISRELSHRFGRQPNRLELASAMGIEPRELEDLISQSAPCASLDAHARGEEDRSTLGELIPDPNGDEPMEGMDRSIQKEHLGGWLSQLNEREQKILRLRFGLDGEEPLTLAEIGRQINVSRERVRQLEAKAILKLRNMTNQQQAA; encoded by the coding sequence ATGGGGATCCCTCTGGAGTCCTCTGATTCGGCTGCGAAGTCGAACCGGAGACAACCTGCGCTGCCGGCTTCGGTACGGCGTTCATCTGGACGTTCGGGTGGTCGTCTCGCGACCGATTCGATCGGCTTCTATCTCAGCAGCATTGGGCGCATCCCATTGCTGACTGCAGCTGAAGAAATCGAGCTTGCCCATCACGTGCAGGCTATGAAACAACTTCAGGAGTTGGCTTCACAGGAGTTGACCGCCCGTCAGAAACATCAGATCCGCATGGGTAAACGCGCCCGGGATCGAATGATGGCCGCGAACCTTCGACTCGTCGTCAGCGTTGCCAAAAAGTACCAAAATCAAGGCCTGGAGCTTCTCGATCTCGTTCAGGAAGGGGCGATTGGTCTTGAACGCGCAGTCGACAAATTCGATCCAGCCATGGGATATAAGTTCTCAACTTACGCCTACTGGTGGATCCGGCAGGGAATGACCCGGGCGATTGACAACAGCGCTCGAACCATCCGATTGCCGATTCATATCAGTGAAAAACTGTCCAAGATGCGTCGCATCTCCCGGGAACTTTCCCATCGCTTCGGACGCCAGCCCAACCGGCTCGAACTCGCCAGTGCCATGGGCATTGAACCCCGTGAGCTAGAGGATCTGATTTCACAGAGCGCTCCCTGCGCCTCCCTCGACGCCCATGCCCGTGGCGAAGAAGACCGCAGCACATTGGGCGAACTCATTCCAGACCCCAACGGTGATGAACCGATGGAGGGGATGGATCGCAGCATCCAGAAGGAGCATTTGGGCGGATGGCTGTCACAACTCAATGAACGGGAACAGAAAATCCTGCGACTTCGCTTTGGATTGGATGGAGAAGAGCCACTGACCCTTGCCGAGATCGGTCGCCAGATCAATGTCTCCCGCGAAAGAGTCCGACAGCTCGAAGCCAAAGCCATCCTGAAACTGAGAAACATGACCAACCAACAGCAGGCTGCCTGA
- a CDS encoding MFS transporter: MSVPKQPDAVKRFRIPILLSAFLTLLNDRLSESIVFPLLPFLLAQFAPDGRTLGLLAGSYALAQFLVTPLIGTLSDRHGRRPVIAICVCGSIVGLGIFATTVSLPWPEAAPFPLLLLFVARIIDGISGGTAATAGAVLADISPPDRRARAFGLIGVAFGLGFILGPGLGGWLATFNIALPVWVATGFAVLNLLVVLTMLPETHPPEARPTSMQQETAVQQETAMQQETAMEQRELNPFARIGSLMSTDSIGRLSAGFFLFFLAFNGFTAILILYFKQTFAWGPELATTAFLIVGLVATLVQGVLIGPLVKHFGEWRLTLAGLGLVIAGCLLIPAIGSANRISSVYVAVGMLAFGTGLVTPSLRSLVSRRLGDSGQGAALGSLQSLQSLGSFLGPPLAGLSYDVLGPASPFAGAAFLLVIVIAIVANSCTRV; the protein is encoded by the coding sequence GTGAGTGTCCCCAAACAGCCAGATGCCGTGAAGCGCTTTCGGATACCAATCCTTCTGAGCGCCTTCCTGACCCTGCTGAACGATCGCTTGAGCGAAAGCATCGTTTTTCCGCTGCTTCCATTTCTCCTGGCGCAGTTTGCTCCTGACGGTCGGACCCTTGGACTGCTGGCCGGTAGCTATGCCCTGGCCCAGTTCCTGGTGACCCCTCTGATCGGCACACTCAGCGATCGTCACGGTCGACGACCGGTGATTGCCATCTGCGTCTGCGGATCGATTGTCGGACTTGGGATCTTCGCCACCACCGTGAGCCTGCCCTGGCCGGAGGCGGCCCCGTTTCCACTGCTGCTTCTCTTCGTTGCACGCATCATCGACGGCATCAGCGGCGGCACCGCAGCCACGGCTGGCGCAGTGCTGGCCGACATCAGTCCTCCGGATCGTCGGGCACGGGCCTTCGGGCTGATCGGGGTCGCGTTCGGACTTGGCTTCATTCTTGGACCTGGCCTCGGTGGCTGGTTGGCGACCTTCAACATCGCTCTACCGGTCTGGGTCGCCACTGGCTTTGCTGTGCTGAACCTGCTCGTCGTGCTGACGATGCTGCCGGAGACCCATCCTCCGGAGGCACGGCCGACATCTATGCAGCAAGAAACCGCTGTCCAGCAAGAAACAGCCATGCAGCAAGAAACAGCCATGGAACAGCGGGAGCTCAACCCTTTCGCGAGGATTGGAAGCCTGATGAGCACAGACAGCATCGGTCGCCTCTCTGCCGGTTTCTTCCTGTTCTTCCTGGCTTTCAACGGCTTCACGGCCATTTTGATTCTCTATTTCAAACAGACATTTGCGTGGGGACCGGAGCTCGCCACAACAGCATTTCTGATTGTCGGACTCGTGGCCACGCTGGTTCAGGGCGTTCTGATCGGACCGCTCGTGAAACACTTCGGTGAGTGGCGCCTCACGTTGGCTGGATTGGGACTGGTGATCGCGGGATGTCTCTTGATCCCGGCGATCGGAAGCGCCAACCGCATCAGCAGCGTCTATGTTGCCGTCGGGATGCTGGCATTTGGAACAGGACTGGTCACCCCGAGTCTGCGCAGCCTGGTTTCGAGACGTCTGGGCGACAGCGGTCAAGGCGCCGCACTAGGAAGTCTGCAATCGCTTCAAAGCCTTGGAAGCTTCCTGGGTCCTCCATTGGCAGGCCTGAGCTATGACGTCCTGGGTCCAGCCAGCCCATTTGCAGGAGCTGCCTTCCTGCTCGTCATCGTGATTGCCATAGTCGCAAACAGTTGCACCCGCGTGTGA
- a CDS encoding GNAT family N-acetyltransferase, with translation MTLRPIHERDHALLREIYADAVETQAPGSYSPAQVRAWASLAWLPGVLDRTFAEGSGWISGNGDAFAIRYPSNRLALLYCRGRASGRGHATTLLDRLEAEAASEPIDSLTTEASQLSRPLLEKRGWRLIAPEHITIAGVPFERYQMAFSLRHVHS, from the coding sequence ATGACCCTGCGTCCGATTCATGAGCGGGATCATGCTCTGTTGCGTGAGATCTACGCCGATGCCGTTGAGACTCAGGCACCCGGTTCCTACTCACCAGCTCAGGTGCGCGCCTGGGCTTCACTGGCCTGGCTTCCTGGTGTTCTGGATCGAACGTTTGCGGAGGGTTCCGGATGGATCAGCGGTAATGGAGATGCATTCGCGATCCGCTATCCGTCCAATCGTCTCGCCCTGTTGTATTGCCGCGGCCGGGCGTCCGGGCGTGGGCATGCCACGACCCTTCTGGATCGGCTGGAAGCTGAGGCAGCATCCGAGCCAATTGATTCTCTTACCACCGAGGCCAGTCAGCTCAGTCGACCGTTGCTTGAAAAACGGGGGTGGCGTCTGATCGCTCCTGAGCACATCACCATTGCAGGCGTTCCGTTTGAGCGTTACCAGATGGCGTTCTCACTGCGCCATGTGCACAGTTGA
- the ppk1 gene encoding polyphosphate kinase 1, translating into MPTEVLSPDRYINRELSWISFNERVLSQAFDKRTPLLDQAKFSAIFSNNLDEFFMVRVASLKSQVEAGITSPSEDGKTPLEQLLTIRERLIPLLQRQQKHYSQSLRSDLHSHGVQLLDYEQLNDAQRQWIDEYFRTSVFPVLTPLAVDPAHPFPFVSNLSLNVAAVIRDPETDHRQFARVKVPQKNLPRFVAIPKELSSSEPTPIHTATPLEQLIAFNLGELFPGMTIEGHYFFRVTRDADLELRDLEADDLMLALEQGLRKRRVGGEVVRLEVPSEMPDNVVDMLMTGLAVEEEDLYRIDGPLGLDDLFGLIGLPLSHLKEKAHKGSTPAILARTQQHLVEEGSIKPEEFESIFSIMRQQDILLHHPYELFSTSVEEFINQAADDPQVMGIKMTLYRTSKDSPIIDALIRASENGKQVMALVELKARFDEDNNIQWARHLERSGVHVIYGVLGLKTHTKIVLVVRKERERLQSYVHIGTGNYNSKTSKLYTDLGLLSARPELGQDLVELFNYLTGFSKQQSFRKLLVAPVTLRKGMESLIRREIEHAREGRQGQIRAKMNSLVDPEIISLLYEASNAGVKIDLIIRGMCSLYPGRDNLSENINVVSIIGQFLEHSRIFWFGNGGSPEAYIGSADWMPRNLDRRIEAVTPVESPELRKKLEQLLELYLRDNRGAWDMKSDGSFVQRHPEDCEERNSQIQLIDLWAKGCPIS; encoded by the coding sequence ATGCCCACTGAGGTTCTGTCTCCCGATCGCTACATCAACCGTGAGCTGAGCTGGATCTCCTTCAACGAGCGGGTGTTGTCTCAGGCCTTCGACAAGCGCACACCTTTACTGGATCAGGCGAAATTCAGCGCCATTTTCAGCAACAATCTCGATGAATTTTTCATGGTGAGGGTGGCCTCACTGAAATCACAGGTTGAAGCAGGCATCACCAGCCCAAGCGAAGACGGCAAAACACCTCTGGAGCAATTGCTCACCATCAGGGAACGGCTGATCCCCCTGTTGCAGCGACAACAGAAGCATTACAGCCAAAGCCTCAGGTCAGACCTGCACAGCCACGGTGTTCAACTGCTTGATTACGAGCAGTTGAATGATGCACAACGCCAATGGATTGACGAGTACTTCAGAACGTCAGTGTTTCCGGTCTTGACACCGCTGGCGGTTGACCCGGCACACCCGTTTCCATTCGTCAGCAATCTGAGCCTCAACGTCGCAGCCGTGATCAGGGATCCGGAAACCGATCATCGACAATTCGCAAGAGTGAAGGTGCCCCAGAAAAACCTTCCTCGTTTCGTTGCGATACCAAAAGAGCTCAGTTCGTCAGAGCCAACCCCGATCCACACCGCAACCCCACTGGAGCAGTTGATCGCGTTCAACCTTGGCGAGTTGTTCCCGGGGATGACGATTGAGGGGCACTATTTCTTCCGGGTGACACGGGACGCCGATCTGGAATTAAGGGATCTTGAGGCGGATGATCTGATGCTTGCCCTTGAACAGGGACTGCGTAAACGACGGGTTGGCGGAGAGGTTGTGCGGCTTGAGGTGCCAAGTGAGATGCCGGACAACGTCGTCGACATGCTGATGACAGGCCTGGCCGTCGAAGAAGAGGACCTTTATCGAATCGACGGGCCCCTCGGCTTGGATGACCTGTTTGGGCTGATTGGTTTGCCTTTGTCTCACCTCAAGGAAAAGGCCCATAAAGGATCAACCCCAGCAATTCTTGCAAGAACCCAACAGCATCTGGTTGAGGAAGGGTCAATCAAACCGGAGGAATTCGAGAGCATCTTTTCCATCATGAGACAACAGGACATCCTGTTGCATCATCCCTATGAACTCTTCTCAACATCCGTTGAGGAGTTCATCAACCAGGCAGCCGATGATCCGCAGGTGATGGGAATCAAAATGACCCTTTACCGGACATCAAAGGATTCGCCAATCATCGATGCCTTGATCCGGGCATCAGAGAACGGAAAACAAGTGATGGCACTGGTGGAGCTGAAAGCGCGGTTTGACGAGGACAACAATATCCAGTGGGCTCGGCATCTTGAACGATCTGGTGTCCATGTAATCTATGGCGTTCTAGGGTTAAAAACACACACAAAAATCGTGCTGGTCGTTCGCAAAGAACGTGAAAGATTGCAAAGCTATGTACACATCGGCACTGGCAATTACAACTCAAAAACCTCGAAGCTCTACACGGACCTTGGCCTGCTCTCGGCTCGACCTGAGCTGGGGCAAGACCTCGTGGAACTATTCAACTATCTGACAGGATTCTCCAAACAGCAAAGTTTCCGAAAACTTCTTGTCGCTCCAGTGACCCTCCGCAAGGGAATGGAATCTCTGATCAGACGAGAGATCGAACATGCCCGTGAAGGACGCCAAGGTCAGATCCGAGCCAAGATGAATTCGCTTGTCGATCCAGAGATCATCAGCTTGTTGTATGAAGCCTCAAACGCCGGCGTCAAAATCGATCTTATTATCCGAGGGATGTGCAGCCTGTACCCAGGACGCGACAACCTCAGTGAAAATATCAACGTCGTGAGCATCATCGGACAATTTCTAGAGCACTCCAGGATTTTCTGGTTTGGCAATGGAGGGTCCCCTGAGGCCTATATCGGCAGTGCCGACTGGATGCCGAGAAATCTGGATCGTCGGATTGAAGCTGTCACACCGGTTGAATCACCCGAGCTTCGCAAAAAACTGGAGCAGCTTCTCGAGCTCTACCTTCGGGACAACCGCGGCGCCTGGGACATGAAGAGTGACGGCAGCTTTGTACAGAGACATCCAGAAGACTGCGAAGAGCGGAATTCTCAGATTCAACTGATCGATTTGTGGGCCAAAGGTTGTCCTATATCTTGA